One window of the Pseudomonas sihuiensis genome contains the following:
- a CDS encoding OprD family porin: MTARNIIPLALLGSTALALVMPTTTHAAGFVEDAKVTLGLRNYYFNRNYLNGTDPVIRGERQGQAEGWTQNFILDARSGFTEGTVGFGLDVLGLYSIKLDGNRGAANTQLMPIHDDGQAADQFGRTAVAAKAKISKTELKVGEWFAVLPILRADDGRSLPQTFQGAQLTSSEIDGLTLYGGQFWKNSQRHDASREDMTFNGVEGDDFNFGGGEYRFNGNNTMVGVWHARLEDVYQQSYVQLTHSQPVGDWVLGANLGYFNGKDEGAAKAGDLDNKVYQGALSAKRGNNTFQVTYQRLSGDTKFLRIDGASGGTLVNDGFLSAFDSPEERSWQLRHDYNFAGLGIPGLTLMNRYTSGSNIHTGGRTDAEEWSRETELAYTIQEGTLKNLNIRWRNSDVRRDVGQDLHENRLIINYPLSIL, from the coding sequence ATGACCGCACGCAACATCATTCCATTGGCCCTGCTCGGCAGCACGGCTCTGGCCCTGGTTATGCCGACCACCACGCACGCTGCCGGCTTCGTCGAAGACGCCAAGGTCACCCTCGGCCTGCGCAACTATTACTTCAACCGCAACTACCTGAACGGCACCGACCCCGTGATCCGTGGCGAGCGCCAGGGCCAGGCCGAAGGCTGGACGCAGAACTTCATTCTCGATGCGCGCTCCGGTTTCACCGAAGGCACCGTCGGCTTTGGCCTGGACGTGCTCGGTCTGTACAGCATCAAGCTGGACGGCAATCGCGGCGCTGCCAACACCCAACTGATGCCGATCCACGACGACGGCCAGGCCGCCGACCAGTTCGGCCGTACTGCCGTAGCTGCCAAGGCCAAGATTTCCAAGACCGAACTGAAGGTCGGCGAGTGGTTCGCCGTGCTGCCGATCCTGCGCGCTGACGACGGTCGTTCGCTGCCGCAAACCTTTCAGGGTGCCCAGCTGACTTCCAGCGAGATCGATGGCCTGACCCTGTACGGCGGCCAGTTCTGGAAGAACAGCCAGCGTCACGATGCCAGCCGTGAAGACATGACGTTCAACGGTGTAGAAGGCGATGACTTCAACTTCGGCGGTGGTGAGTACCGTTTCAACGGCAACAACACCATGGTCGGCGTCTGGCACGCACGCCTGGAAGACGTCTATCAGCAGAGCTACGTGCAACTGACCCACAGCCAACCGGTCGGTGACTGGGTTCTGGGTGCCAACCTTGGCTACTTCAACGGCAAGGACGAAGGCGCGGCCAAGGCCGGCGACCTGGACAACAAGGTCTATCAGGGTGCGCTGTCGGCCAAGAGGGGCAACAACACCTTCCAGGTCACCTACCAGCGACTGAGCGGTGATACCAAATTCCTGCGTATCGACGGCGCCAGTGGCGGCACCCTGGTCAACGACGGTTTCCTGTCTGCTTTCGACAGCCCCGAGGAACGTTCCTGGCAGCTGCGTCATGACTACAACTTCGCCGGCCTCGGCATCCCGGGCCTGACCCTGATGAACCGCTACACCAGCGGCTCCAATATCCACACCGGCGGCCGTACCGATGCCGAAGAGTGGAGTCGTGAAACCGAACTGGCCTACACCATTCAGGAAGGCACCCTGAAGAACCTGAACATTCGCTGGCGTAACTCCGACGTCCGCCGTGACGTTGGCCAGGATCTGCACGAGAACCGTCTGATCATCAACTACCCGCTGTCGATTCTGTAA